A single Leptolyngbya ohadii IS1 DNA region contains:
- a CDS encoding calcium-binding protein, with product MRVMVVTSSSSPLTGLSSFSSSTANPFTTSSTQFGANSISTFNDPLAGGTSFNNTTGETVVNSNRLNLSGIGSDRFGNSLTTSGSGLTSSGLPQQTSSIGSFSRFGAGNSFGSSTLGRFGSGLGNSFGNSFGSRAGNTGLLGSSNLGSNFGNNFGNNSDRTGFGTSGSAFGSGRFATGNPGAGNSNFASGTGSSGSTNRGNRGSNTTGGQAGNGGIQGRNGTSNGNLNGNLNGNLNGGRSGNINGGSTNGSINSGANGNLNGGQNGSIGSTNGGNRTDRSLNPIAGSRGNDALTGANRSEILVGGGGNDVIRGRGGRDTLLGGGGNDRLFGGVGADRLAGNGGKNFLVGGAGLDIFSLQRGNGFTVIEDFQAGRDRIELPDNLNFGSLDIQQRRADTVQQDDRDVLAVVVNTQVNQLGANSFV from the coding sequence ATGAGAGTAATGGTCGTCACGTCATCTTCTTCTCCTTTGACAGGATTGAGCAGCTTCTCCAGCAGTACGGCGAATCCGTTCACTACGAGTTCGACGCAGTTTGGCGCTAACAGCATCAGCACGTTTAACGATCCGCTGGCGGGCGGCACGAGTTTCAACAACACGACGGGCGAAACCGTTGTTAACTCAAATCGCTTAAACCTTTCGGGCATAGGCAGCGATCGTTTTGGAAATAGCCTGACGACCAGTGGTTCCGGGTTAACCAGCTCCGGTTTGCCCCAGCAAACTTCTTCGATCGGCAGCTTCAGCCGTTTTGGGGCAGGAAATTCCTTCGGCAGCAGCACTTTGGGACGTTTCGGCAGCGGCTTGGGCAACTCCTTCGGGAATTCCTTTGGCAGTCGCGCAGGCAATACCGGACTGCTCGGCAGTTCAAACCTCGGATCTAACTTTGGCAATAACTTTGGCAATAACTCCGATAGAACTGGCTTTGGCACCAGTGGAAGTGCGTTTGGCTCCGGCAGATTTGCCACTGGAAACCCTGGAGCTGGAAACAGCAATTTCGCAAGTGGAACGGGATCATCCGGCTCGACTAACCGGGGCAACCGGGGCAGCAATACGACGGGCGGGCAGGCAGGCAACGGCGGAATTCAAGGCAGAAACGGAACTAGTAATGGCAATCTGAACGGCAATCTGAACGGCAACCTGAACGGGGGTCGCAGCGGAAATATTAACGGCGGCAGCACGAACGGCAGCATCAACAGTGGCGCTAACGGCAACCTCAACGGTGGTCAAAATGGCAGTATTGGCAGCACGAACGGCGGCAACAGAACCGATCGCAGTCTGAATCCGATCGCTGGCAGCAGAGGCAACGATGCTTTAACGGGGGCAAACCGCAGCGAAATTCTGGTTGGGGGTGGCGGCAATGATGTCATCCGCGGCAGAGGCGGAAGAGATACCCTGCTTGGCGGTGGGGGCAATGATCGGCTTTTTGGCGGCGTCGGAGCCGATCGGCTTGCGGGGAATGGCGGCAAAAACTTCCTGGTGGGCGGCGCAGGTCTCGATATCTTTAGCCTTCAGCGAGGCAATGGGTTCACGGTAATTGAGGACTTCCAGGCGGGACGCGATCGCATTGAACTTCCCGACAACCTGAACTTTGGCAGCCTAGACATTCAGCAGCGGAGAGCCGATACAGTGCAGCAAGACGATCGGGATGTGCTGGCGGTGGTCGTCAACACGCAGGTCAACCAGTTAGGTGCAAATAGCTTTGTGTAA
- a CDS encoding glycosyltransferase family 2 protein has translation MTKLIIQIPCYNEERTLGMTLSELPRQLPGIDQIEWLIINDGSTDRTVEVAKSCGVDHIVSFPTNQGLAKGFMAGLEACLQAGADIIVNTDADNQYCAADIPKLIQPILQGQADMVVGARPIWQTKHFSVIKKLLQNLGSQMVRLASNTTIPDAPSGFRAFSREAAMQLNVFNSYTYTLETIIQAGQKGMAIVSVPIRTNPNLRRSRLVKSIPSYVMRSTFTILRIFMLYKPLRFFLLLGTVPFGLGLLLGLRWLLLFWLVDPTRSRAPSLILAAVLILIGFQLWMFGLVADLLAANRRLMEETRLRLRRLDLERTNNSLKPGRDREN, from the coding sequence ATGACCAAGCTCATTATTCAAATTCCCTGCTACAACGAGGAGCGCACGCTGGGGATGACCCTTTCGGAGCTACCGCGCCAGTTGCCGGGAATTGATCAAATTGAATGGCTAATTATTAACGATGGCAGCACCGATCGCACTGTGGAAGTGGCAAAATCCTGCGGTGTGGATCATATCGTCAGCTTCCCCACCAATCAGGGCTTGGCAAAAGGGTTTATGGCGGGTCTGGAAGCCTGTCTGCAAGCCGGAGCCGATATTATTGTTAATACCGATGCCGATAACCAATACTGCGCCGCCGATATTCCCAAGCTGATTCAGCCCATCCTTCAAGGACAGGCGGATATGGTGGTTGGGGCAAGACCAATCTGGCAAACCAAGCATTTTTCCGTGATCAAAAAGCTGCTGCAAAACCTGGGCAGTCAGATGGTGCGCCTCGCCAGCAATACCACCATCCCCGATGCGCCGAGCGGGTTTCGTGCCTTCAGCCGGGAAGCGGCAATGCAGCTCAATGTGTTTAACAGCTACACCTATACCCTGGAGACCATTATTCAGGCGGGACAAAAGGGCATGGCGATCGTGTCAGTTCCCATTCGCACCAATCCCAATCTGCGCCGATCGCGTCTGGTCAAGAGCATTCCTTCCTACGTAATGCGATCGACCTTTACGATCCTGCGGATTTTCATGCTGTACAAGCCGCTGCGCTTCTTTTTGCTGCTGGGGACAGTGCCCTTTGGTCTGGGACTGTTGCTGGGGCTGCGCTGGCTGCTGCTGTTCTGGCTGGTTGACCCGACCCGCTCCCGTGCGCCGAGTCTAATTCTGGCGGCAGTGCTGATTTTGATTGGCTTCCAGCTCTGGATGTTTGGGCTGGTAGCGGATCTGCTGGCGGCAAATCGGCGGCTCATGGAAGAAACGCGACTTCGCCTCAGACGGCTTGACCTGGAGCGCACCAACAATTCCTTGAAGCCGGGACGCGATCGGGAGAACTAA
- a CDS encoding phasin family protein encodes MDNNLLRELIAMGINTTSQVADKLREVSDQLVKDGRIDPEQAAQLANEVMEQIKSEQSNWEAQMQRQLRNMLQDLGVPRQNEMDELRGRLDRLERQVRDLENRLWR; translated from the coding sequence ATGGACAACAATCTTCTCAGAGAACTGATTGCAATGGGGATTAATACAACCTCTCAGGTTGCGGATAAGCTGCGGGAAGTAAGCGATCAGCTTGTGAAGGATGGACGCATTGATCCAGAGCAGGCAGCCCAACTTGCCAACGAAGTGATGGAGCAGATCAAGTCAGAACAGTCCAACTGGGAAGCTCAGATGCAGCGACAGCTTCGCAACATGCTTCAGGACTTGGGAGTGCCGCGCCAGAACGAAATGGACGAACTGCGGGGACGGCTCGATCGTCTGGAACGGCAGGTGCGCGATTTAGAAAATCGGCTCTGGCGATAG
- a CDS encoding DUF4114 domain-containing protein produces the protein MSAAPAMAFSWNNSWVQPTILGKSQTGFNDTPFQQFVQRERIAIPNSSQFLLDPTKLKLKHQHDVSVYFINEGAGYRNQLAYQATGATAGSGLVFSDISSPNSILREANGPLKLGDGVRLGTMLAGTQLDFWLRADGVNRGDRANIFGTQTSSNADGLQHVVAYAFDRYLMLGFEDLYGDLWAKGDKNENSDRDFNDAVFVVDIGEANVKDLTSVPEPSMLLGLAGLSAAGVMGLRRRKEQAIESASQE, from the coding sequence ATGAGTGCTGCGCCAGCAATGGCTTTCTCCTGGAATAATTCGTGGGTACAACCCACCATTCTGGGTAAGAGCCAGACCGGATTTAACGACACACCTTTCCAGCAATTTGTTCAGCGCGAACGGATTGCAATTCCTAACAGCAGCCAATTTCTGCTTGACCCAACCAAACTGAAGCTAAAGCATCAACACGATGTCTCGGTGTACTTCATCAACGAGGGGGCAGGCTATCGCAATCAGCTTGCCTATCAAGCAACTGGAGCAACAGCCGGGTCTGGTCTGGTCTTTTCAGACATCTCTTCGCCCAACTCGATCCTGCGGGAGGCAAATGGTCCCCTGAAACTGGGTGACGGTGTGCGGCTGGGCACGATGCTGGCAGGTACTCAGCTTGACTTCTGGCTGCGGGCAGATGGCGTGAACCGGGGCGATCGAGCCAACATTTTCGGCACGCAAACCAGTTCAAATGCGGATGGGCTTCAGCACGTTGTTGCCTATGCCTTCGATCGCTATCTGATGCTGGGCTTTGAAGACCTCTATGGCGATCTGTGGGCAAAGGGCGACAAGAATGAAAATTCCGATCGCGACTTCAACGATGCGGTGTTTGTAGTCGATATCGGCGAGGCAAACGTGAAAGACCTCACCAGTGTCCCCGAACCCTCGATGCTGCTGGGTCTGGCGGGCTTAAGTGCTGCTGGAGTCATGGGTCTGCGTCGCCGTAAGGAGCAAGCGATCGAGTCTGCATCGCAAGAATAG
- the xseB gene encoding exodeoxyribonuclease VII small subunit codes for MNEPDFFPAPPHRTPPASDPTLPPSWSYEQTVSQIEGIIDRIEQGELELADVFNQFATAVEQLRQCESFLNRQQQQVDLLIETLLDEAEPF; via the coding sequence ATGAACGAGCCTGATTTTTTCCCCGCCCCTCCACACCGAACTCCCCCAGCCAGTGATCCCACTCTGCCGCCCAGCTGGAGCTACGAGCAAACCGTTTCCCAGATTGAGGGCATTATCGATCGGATCGAGCAGGGGGAACTGGAGCTTGCCGACGTTTTCAACCAGTTTGCGACGGCAGTTGAGCAGTTGCGCCAGTGTGAGTCGTTTTTGAATCGCCAGCAGCAGCAGGTGGATTTGCTGATTGAGACGTTGCTGGACGAGGCAGAGCCGTTTTAA
- the xseA gene encoding exodeoxyribonuclease VII large subunit → MPTPPEIPLPLPSLSLLPCFPPAHPLTHSPTPLPPRSPMTSNLPNLLIPDTALSVTGLTDYIQALLEQDPQLRQVWVTGEVSSASRYRSGLFFTLQDPDAQAAINCVVWSSQINRLATVPSPGDQLILLGRVHVHPQRGSYQLIIWQALPAGEGLRALRYRQLRNRLESEGLFDPDRKRPLPLYPQTIAVVTSPQAAAWGDIQRTLKRRYPGMHVLFSPALVQGDQAPESIVRAIQRVEADGRAEVLILSRGGGATEDMACFNDERVVRAVALCRIPVVAGIGHQRDESLADLVADVYAHTPTAAAEQAVPLLADLVAEHQQRILSLDQAVDMALDGATEQIDRLKVRLRRLHLDRLIREQVQLNGWRQQRLTQIVNQQLQTAQQHCELLHQKLSALDPNAVLKRGYAMIRQETGGDVRSIDQLQPGQSLTIQLATGQAKAIVTEVTPRSDSAASD, encoded by the coding sequence ATGCCCACCCCACCAGAAATCCCACTCCCACTTCCCTCCCTCTCCCTGCTCCCCTGCTTCCCACCTGCTCACCCACTCACCCACTCACCCACTCCGCTCCCGCCCCGATCGCCCATGACCTCTAATTTGCCCAACCTGCTGATTCCGGATACAGCTCTGTCTGTGACAGGGTTGACGGACTACATTCAGGCATTGCTGGAGCAAGATCCGCAGTTGCGGCAAGTGTGGGTAACGGGGGAAGTGTCGAGTGCGTCTCGCTATCGCAGCGGCTTGTTTTTTACCCTGCAAGACCCGGACGCCCAGGCAGCGATTAACTGTGTGGTCTGGAGCAGCCAGATCAATCGGCTGGCAACGGTTCCATCTCCGGGCGATCAGCTGATTCTGCTGGGACGGGTTCATGTGCATCCGCAGCGTGGCTCTTACCAGCTTATTATCTGGCAGGCGCTTCCGGCAGGTGAGGGTTTACGGGCACTGCGCTATCGGCAATTGCGAAACCGCTTAGAGTCCGAAGGGCTATTTGACCCCGATCGCAAACGTCCCCTTCCCCTCTATCCGCAGACGATCGCCGTAGTGACTTCACCGCAAGCTGCCGCATGGGGAGATATCCAGCGCACCCTTAAGCGTCGCTATCCGGGAATGCACGTTTTGTTTTCTCCGGCTTTGGTACAGGGCGATCAGGCTCCAGAATCGATCGTGCGGGCAATTCAGCGGGTGGAGGCAGACGGACGGGCAGAGGTGCTGATCCTGTCGCGGGGGGGCGGCGCAACGGAGGACATGGCTTGCTTTAACGATGAGCGGGTGGTGCGGGCAGTTGCCCTATGTCGAATTCCCGTGGTAGCAGGGATCGGACATCAGCGGGATGAGTCGCTGGCGGATCTTGTTGCCGATGTCTATGCCCACACGCCGACCGCCGCCGCAGAGCAGGCAGTTCCCCTATTAGCCGATCTGGTTGCCGAGCATCAGCAGCGCATCCTATCCCTGGATCAGGCTGTGGACATGGCTCTGGATGGCGCAACCGAGCAGATCGATCGCCTCAAAGTCCGGCTGCGAAGGCTCCATCTCGATCGCCTGATTCGCGAACAGGTACAGCTTAACGGCTGGCGACAGCAGCGGCTAACCCAGATTGTGAACCAGCAACTTCAGACTGCCCAACAGCACTGCGAACTGCTGCATCAAAAGCTGTCTGCCCTCGACCCTAATGCCGTCCTCAAGCGCGGCTATGCCATGATTCGCCAGGAAACCGGAGGTGATGTCCGATCGATCGACCAGCTTCAGCCCGGACAGTCTCTCACCATTCAGCTTGCAACCGGGCAGGCGAAGGCGATCGTCACCGAAGTCACCCCCCGCTCTGATTCCGCTGCTTCAGATTGA
- a CDS encoding FKBP-type peptidyl-prolyl cis-trans isomerase, which yields MREILISFGVMVVCLVVIVAAQLTNRGAEAIAAEQPASTLPNTPTIAQVSPAPSVPAPDATLAMANDNPANENQNIVTTPSGLKYIDEVEGSGAAPEAGQTVYVHYTGTLEDGTKFDSSRDRNRPFSFRLGAGQVIKGWDEGISTMKVGGQRRLIIPPDLGYGARGAGGVIPPNATLIFDVELLKIG from the coding sequence TTGCGAGAAATTCTGATTAGCTTCGGCGTGATGGTGGTTTGTCTGGTAGTAATTGTGGCAGCACAGCTTACCAATCGAGGTGCAGAAGCAATCGCTGCCGAACAGCCTGCCTCCACCCTGCCCAACACTCCGACGATCGCTCAAGTTTCCCCTGCTCCTTCTGTCCCCGCTCCTGATGCAACTCTTGCTATGGCAAACGATAATCCGGCTAACGAGAATCAAAACATCGTCACCACGCCCTCCGGTCTGAAATACATTGACGAAGTAGAAGGCAGCGGCGCAGCCCCCGAAGCCGGACAAACGGTTTACGTTCACTACACGGGCACGCTGGAAGACGGTACCAAGTTTGACAGCTCCCGCGATCGCAATCGCCCCTTCTCCTTCCGTCTGGGTGCAGGACAGGTAATCAAAGGCTGGGATGAGGGCATCAGCACCATGAAAGTGGGCGGTCAGCGTCGTCTGATTATTCCGCCAGATTTGGGCTACGGTGCAAGGGGTGCAGGCGGCGTGATCCCCCCCAATGCCACACTAATCTTTGATGTGGAACTGCTGAAGATTGGCTAA
- the recA gene encoding recombinase RecA, whose protein sequence is MAKATSNETNGRETNGRETAKETSGRDPGREKALNLVLTQIDRTFGKGTIMRLGDATRMKIETIPSGALTLDLALGGGLPKGRIIEVYGPESSGKTTLALHAVAEVQKQGGVAAFVDAEHALDPTYSAALGVDIENLLVSQPDTGEAALEIVDQLVRSNAVDIVVVDSVAALVPRAEIEGEMGDAHVGLQARLMSQALRKITGNIGKTGCSVVFLNQLRQKIGISYGNPETTTGGNALKFYASVRLDIRRVQTLKKGTEEFGIRAKVKVAKNKVAPPFRIAEFDIIFGKGISTMGCLVDMAEETSVLVRRGAWYSYNGENISQGRDNAIKYLEEKPEFAKEVEKLVREKLDKGAVVSANSVGLPDEDDGDEEELLDEE, encoded by the coding sequence ATGGCTAAAGCGACAAGTAACGAAACAAACGGACGGGAAACGAACGGGCGCGAGACAGCAAAGGAAACCAGCGGACGTGATCCAGGACGGGAGAAAGCCCTGAATCTGGTTCTCACCCAGATCGATCGTACCTTCGGCAAGGGGACGATCATGCGGTTGGGCGACGCGACCCGGATGAAGATTGAAACAATTCCCAGCGGCGCACTCACCCTGGATCTGGCACTGGGCGGCGGACTTCCCAAGGGCAGAATTATTGAGGTGTACGGTCCTGAGAGTTCGGGTAAAACCACCCTTGCCCTCCACGCGGTCGCAGAAGTTCAGAAGCAGGGCGGTGTAGCAGCTTTTGTAGACGCAGAACACGCGCTTGACCCCACCTATTCGGCAGCGCTGGGCGTAGATATTGAGAATTTGCTGGTGTCTCAGCCGGATACTGGGGAAGCGGCACTGGAAATCGTAGATCAGTTGGTGCGATCGAATGCGGTCGATATTGTCGTCGTGGACTCGGTGGCAGCGCTTGTACCCCGTGCCGAAATCGAAGGCGAAATGGGTGATGCTCACGTTGGTCTCCAGGCGCGTCTGATGAGTCAGGCACTGCGGAAGATTACGGGCAACATCGGTAAAACGGGCTGTAGTGTCGTCTTCCTGAACCAGCTCCGCCAGAAGATCGGCATTTCCTACGGCAACCCGGAGACCACCACAGGCGGTAACGCGCTCAAGTTCTATGCTTCGGTGCGTCTGGATATTCGCCGGGTGCAAACCCTGAAGAAGGGCACTGAGGAATTTGGGATTCGTGCCAAGGTGAAGGTTGCTAAGAATAAAGTTGCGCCTCCCTTCCGCATCGCCGAGTTTGACATCATCTTCGGCAAGGGCATCTCTACAATGGGCTGTCTGGTTGATATGGCGGAGGAAACCAGTGTGCTGGTGCGGCGCGGTGCCTGGTACAGCTACAACGGCGAGAACATCAGCCAGGGACGCGACAACGCGATCAAATACCTGGAGGAGAAGCCGGAATTCGCCAAGGAAGTGGAAAAACTGGTGCGCGAAAAGCTGGACAAGGGCGCAGTCGTCTCTGCCAACTCCGTGGGGCTGCCCGATGAGGATGACGGTGACGAAGAGGAACTGCTGGACGAAGAGTAA
- a CDS encoding zinc ribbon domain-containing protein, which produces MTTCPRCHQSVDPQAIACPFCRTTLKAHGHPGITLHQATGTEYLCETCTYHADDTCNYPQRPYAKECTLYHDQRQPFQPIRSSRPASFSLWFRRNLPQIAILGLIAVSF; this is translated from the coding sequence ATGACAACCTGTCCTCGCTGCCATCAGTCCGTTGATCCGCAGGCGATCGCCTGTCCCTTCTGTCGCACCACACTTAAAGCCCACGGGCATCCGGGAATTACGCTGCATCAAGCAACCGGAACTGAGTACTTGTGCGAGACCTGCACCTACCACGCCGACGACACCTGCAACTATCCCCAGCGTCCCTATGCAAAGGAATGCACCCTCTATCACGATCAGCGGCAACCCTTTCAGCCGATTCGATCGTCCCGTCCTGCCTCTTTTTCCCTCTGGTTTCGCCGGAACCTACCTCAGATCGCAATTTTGGGGCTGATTGCCGTTAGTTTTTAG
- a CDS encoding TIGR03792 family protein, with the protein MRASIHACSFILANLSSVSNSPATVFTELVNCKNDEKTQLCMQDEKRMVIEWLKFRVTPELREKFVQKDDEIWTATLSRYPGFIRKEVWISPDQLDEAIVVIHWESMEAWKSVPANVLEDADARFTAAMGAGNQEIVGAARYQVRKRYP; encoded by the coding sequence TTGCGTGCGAGCATTCATGCCTGTAGCTTTATTTTGGCAAATTTATCATCGGTGTCGAATAGCCCCGCTACCGTATTCACCGAACTTGTAAATTGCAAGAATGACGAGAAGACTCAGCTTTGTATGCAGGATGAAAAACGCATGGTGATTGAATGGCTGAAGTTTCGCGTCACGCCAGAACTGCGCGAAAAGTTTGTGCAAAAAGATGATGAAATCTGGACAGCAACCCTCTCGCGATATCCGGGATTCATCCGCAAGGAAGTCTGGATCAGCCCTGATCAGCTCGATGAGGCGATCGTCGTGATTCATTGGGAGAGCATGGAAGCCTGGAAAAGTGTCCCCGCAAATGTGCTGGAGGATGCCGATGCTCGCTTTACGGCGGCAATGGGGGCAGGAAATCAGGAGATTGTGGGTGCAGCCCGCTACCAGGTGCGAAAGCGATATCCGTGA
- the ubiG gene encoding bifunctional 2-polyprenyl-6-hydroxyphenol methylase/3-demethylubiquinol 3-O-methyltransferase UbiG has product MRQRNDLDFYNRVAEEWWCETAKIYALSHLNPARFQYFDRHIPSWSGLKVLDVGCGGGFSCEFMARRGAIVSGIDQSNQCIETARKHAAANHFAIDYRHGYAEQLPYADRSFDAVVCVDVLEHVADLGRTIAEIHRVLKPGGIFCFDTINRTLRSRLMMIWLLEDLMRQIPQGIHDWQKFIQPEELRALMRETGFAAIEFCGFNVLGETVGENIAAYRHYRRTGAFKIRFSDNLSVMYIGIAKRLSV; this is encoded by the coding sequence ATGCGCCAACGCAACGATCTGGATTTTTATAACCGCGTTGCTGAGGAGTGGTGGTGCGAAACCGCAAAAATTTATGCCCTCTCTCACCTCAACCCAGCCCGCTTTCAGTATTTCGATCGCCACATTCCCAGCTGGTCAGGGCTAAAAGTGCTAGATGTTGGCTGCGGGGGCGGTTTCTCCTGCGAGTTCATGGCAAGACGGGGGGCGATCGTCAGCGGTATTGATCAGTCTAATCAATGTATCGAGACAGCTCGAAAACACGCGGCAGCAAATCACTTCGCGATCGACTATCGGCACGGATACGCGGAACAGTTGCCCTATGCTGATCGGAGTTTTGATGCGGTAGTGTGTGTGGATGTGCTGGAGCACGTTGCGGATTTGGGGCGGACGATTGCGGAGATTCATCGTGTTCTCAAACCGGGCGGCATCTTTTGTTTTGATACGATCAACCGCACGTTGCGATCGAGGCTAATGATGATCTGGCTGCTGGAAGACCTGATGCGCCAGATTCCTCAGGGCATTCACGATTGGCAGAAGTTCATCCAGCCGGAAGAACTCCGGGCTTTGATGCGGGAAACAGGCTTTGCGGCGATCGAGTTTTGCGGCTTTAATGTGCTGGGCGAAACCGTAGGCGAAAATATTGCGGCGTATCGGCACTACCGCAGAACGGGGGCATTTAAGATTCGCTTCAGTGACAATTTATCCGTGATGTACATTGGCATTGCGAAGCGGCTGTCTGTTTGA
- a CDS encoding ABC transporter substrate-binding protein: MGINRRSLLKFSAYSGAASLATGLGLVKSPLARAAQPQTLMMQLDWVYNVQFAGLLLADHLGLYEQSGLTVAIKPWASGMVVPEEVVKNPMMIGCSEQNLILEAQAQGAPLKAIATMFQASPYALMAMPDSGIRTLSDLVGKKVGIHVDGIKVMELVKGVNNLPPDAIEVVEIPYENKLDRLVSGEFAAIQCYAVDEPIAFQQKVGAEPTLLPMDEYGYKAYAQVFFTTDTVLQEAPEQVKRFLAASFEGWQRAFADIPATAKLIAETYAEKGSKYTNVEYQQQSLELVKQYVMRGIGEAQLGTILPEQWQQTADLMAQYDIIDASPTVQKSLDLSLWSAT, translated from the coding sequence ATGGGTATCAACCGTCGATCGCTGCTCAAATTTTCCGCCTATAGCGGAGCCGCATCCCTTGCTACCGGATTGGGGCTGGTGAAATCTCCCTTAGCGAGAGCTGCCCAGCCTCAGACCCTCATGATGCAGCTGGACTGGGTGTATAACGTCCAGTTTGCCGGACTGCTGCTGGCAGATCACCTGGGGCTGTACGAGCAAAGCGGGCTAACCGTCGCCATTAAACCCTGGGCATCTGGGATGGTCGTCCCGGAGGAAGTTGTGAAAAACCCAATGATGATTGGCTGTTCGGAGCAGAACTTGATCCTGGAAGCGCAGGCACAGGGCGCACCCCTGAAGGCGATCGCCACCATGTTTCAGGCTTCTCCCTACGCGCTGATGGCAATGCCCGATAGCGGAATTCGCACCCTCAGCGATCTGGTGGGCAAAAAGGTGGGAATTCACGTAGACGGCATCAAAGTGATGGAACTGGTGAAGGGCGTCAACAATCTGCCGCCGGACGCGATCGAAGTGGTGGAAATTCCCTACGAGAATAAACTCGATCGTTTGGTCAGCGGAGAATTTGCCGCAATTCAGTGCTACGCGGTGGATGAGCCGATCGCCTTCCAGCAAAAAGTGGGGGCGGAACCCACCCTGTTGCCGATGGATGAGTATGGCTACAAGGCTTATGCTCAGGTCTTCTTCACAACGGATACTGTGTTGCAGGAAGCTCCCGAACAGGTCAAACGGTTTTTGGCGGCAAGCTTTGAGGGCTGGCAGCGAGCCTTTGCCGATATTCCCGCTACTGCCAAACTAATTGCAGAAACCTACGCCGAGAAGGGCAGTAAATATACCAATGTGGAGTATCAGCAGCAGTCCCTCGAACTGGTGAAGCAGTACGTGATGCGGGGCATCGGCGAAGCCCAGTTGGGCACAATCCTGCCGGAGCAGTGGCAGCAAACCGCCGATTTAATGGCGCAATATGACATTATCGATGCCAGCCCCACCGTGCAAAAATCCCTCGATCTGAGCCTCTGGTCTGCCACCTGA